The Candidatus Methylomirabilota bacterium genome has a window encoding:
- a CDS encoding peptidylprolyl isomerase, with amino-acid sequence MRSLGTLVALLVLLAAAPAGSQPNAAIEKGSSVKIEYTLKDDKGAVLDTNAGKEALAFTQGAQQIIPGLDKALLGMKAGDSKKVTVKPEDAYGPLDPKAEAEVPKDALPQGAAVVGTRLLARGQDGQPRPVTVKGVKDTTVLLDLNHPLAGKTLFFDVKVVSVEPPAAK; translated from the coding sequence ATGCGTTCCCTCGGCACATTGGTGGCGCTGTTGGTCCTGCTGGCCGCCGCGCCCGCAGGGTCGCAACCTAACGCCGCCATCGAGAAAGGCTCCTCAGTCAAGATCGAGTACACGCTCAAGGACGACAAGGGCGCGGTGCTCGACACCAACGCCGGCAAGGAGGCGCTGGCCTTCACGCAAGGCGCCCAGCAGATCATCCCGGGCCTCGACAAGGCGCTCCTGGGCATGAAAGCAGGCGACAGCAAGAAGGTCACGGTCAAGCCGGAGGACGCGTATGGCCCCCTGGATCCCAAAGCCGAGGCCGAGGTGCCGAAGGACGCACTGCCGCAGGGCGCGGCCGTGGTGGGCACGCGCCTCCTGGCCCGCGGCCAGGACGGGCAGCCGCGTCCCGTCACCGTGAAGGGCGTCAAGGACACGACCGTGCTGCTCGACCTCAACCACCCGCTGGCGGGCAAGACGCTCTTCTTCGACGTCAAGGTGGTCTCCGTCGAACCGCCCGCAGCCAAGTAG
- a CDS encoding GGDEF domain-containing protein: protein MPDFMDPASGVFGEEAFHLLLTREASRATRYQDFFSVCLVRPDGAEHEPGEAMQQAVARKITQVLRSTDVVARLRDGIAILLLNTPDADAERVAERIRAHLENVSFQSDPAARRVTLSMGLVSFPRDGHNETVLLTHAQSRLKEAAERGGNQVVSSEGS, encoded by the coding sequence GTGCCCGACTTCATGGATCCGGCAAGTGGCGTCTTCGGCGAGGAGGCCTTCCACCTGCTCCTGACCCGCGAAGCCTCCCGCGCGACGCGCTACCAGGACTTCTTCTCCGTCTGTCTCGTGCGCCCCGACGGGGCGGAGCACGAGCCCGGCGAAGCCATGCAGCAGGCTGTGGCGCGCAAAATCACCCAGGTCCTCCGCTCCACGGACGTGGTCGCTCGCCTCCGTGACGGCATCGCCATCCTGCTGCTGAACACGCCCGACGCCGACGCCGAGCGCGTGGCCGAGCGCATCCGCGCCCATCTCGAGAACGTCTCCTTCCAGTCCGACCCGGCCGCGCGGCGCGTGACGCTCTCGATGGGGCTCGTGTCGTTCCCGCGGGACGGCCACAACGAGACCGTGCTCCTTACGCACGCCCAGAGCCGCCTCAAGGAAGCCGCCGAGCGCGGCGGCAACCAGGTCGTCTCCAGCGAGGGCAGCTAG
- a CDS encoding MaoC family dehydratase N-terminal domain-containing protein has translation MSTTARFPTITPEALAALRARISQPVRRPEPYIEVATRDAIRHWAHGIGDRNPFWAEAGVAPPTILFAMDRIVSGYVGGLPGIHAMYGGTDFRWHRAVREGDRIVGESVLKDVIEKPSAFAKRAIQQVYRTTFTNQRAEAVCEADSWCFRTERDTARERGKYKDAAPHRYSEDEIRTISRFYQNEEIRGARPRLWDDVHVGESLPTVCKGPLTVTSIVAFVQGWGSLYVRGHGLAFDLIERHPALGIPNAFGVPEPPERVHWDEAFARTVGVPGAYDYGPERVAWLGHVATNWMGNDGQLRRLSAQVRRHNLIGDVSWCRGIVTGKREEDGLSLVDVDLLVENQHNDITAKGSATVALPRGKPS, from the coding sequence ATGTCCACGACGGCCAGATTCCCCACGATCACTCCAGAGGCGCTGGCGGCGCTCAGGGCACGCATCAGCCAGCCGGTCCGCCGTCCCGAGCCCTATATCGAGGTCGCGACGCGGGACGCCATCCGCCACTGGGCCCACGGCATCGGCGACCGCAATCCGTTCTGGGCCGAGGCCGGCGTGGCGCCGCCGACCATCCTCTTCGCCATGGACCGGATCGTCTCGGGCTATGTCGGCGGGCTGCCGGGCATCCATGCCATGTACGGGGGGACCGACTTCCGCTGGCATCGCGCCGTTCGGGAAGGAGACCGGATCGTCGGCGAGAGCGTGCTGAAGGACGTGATCGAGAAGCCCTCGGCGTTCGCCAAGCGGGCCATCCAGCAGGTCTACCGCACGACCTTCACGAACCAGCGCGCCGAGGCTGTCTGCGAGGCCGACTCGTGGTGCTTCCGGACGGAGCGCGACACGGCGCGCGAGCGCGGCAAGTACAAGGACGCCGCGCCACACCGGTACAGCGAGGACGAGATCAGAACAATCTCTCGCTTCTACCAGAACGAAGAGATCCGCGGAGCCAGGCCGCGGCTGTGGGACGATGTCCACGTGGGCGAGAGCCTGCCGACCGTCTGCAAGGGCCCGCTGACCGTGACGTCAATCGTGGCGTTCGTCCAGGGGTGGGGCAGTCTCTACGTGCGCGGGCACGGGCTGGCGTTCGATCTCATCGAGCGCCACCCCGCGCTCGGCATCCCCAACGCGTTCGGGGTGCCGGAGCCGCCGGAGCGCGTCCACTGGGACGAGGCGTTCGCCCGGACGGTGGGAGTGCCGGGCGCCTATGACTACGGCCCCGAGCGGGTGGCGTGGCTCGGTCACGTCGCGACCAACTGGATGGGCAATGACGGCCAGCTCAGACGGCTCTCGGCCCAGGTCCGCCGCCACAACCTGATCGGAGACGTCAGCTGGTGCCGCGGCATCGTGACCGGCAAGCGCGAGGAAGACGGCCTGTCGCTCGTGGACGTGGACCTCCTAGTCGAAAACCAACACAATGACATCACCGCGAAGGGCTCGGCCACCGTGGCGCTGCCGCGCGGGAAGCCGTCTTAG
- a CDS encoding MmgE/PrpD family protein, with protein sequence MTPAARTLGEWAARLRAEDIPAAVRDNATLRVLDTIGCALAGAREDHAPSVLALASRWGGPGLCTIWGTPLTAAPPQAALANGALAHGLDFDDTHADSVCHGSAVLVPAVLALAESERLGGRDALTALVAGYEAMIRIGMAAPGRFHERGWHATAVCGAFGAALAAGKSLGLDADRLTAALGIAASMASGVMEFLEDGSWVKRLHPGWAAQSGIQAAALAGEGFTGPATALEGRLGFYCAALGEAPDIEKQLKSLGDEWETVRSSFKLYPCCHLNHAYLDAVTRLKETEGLRAEQVAEIECLVPAGEVPIVCEPVAAKLRPRTPYDAKFSLAFCVAAALCGDQVGIGAFTGESIREDRVLALAARVRYTVDPASPYPRTFPGWVKVRLADGRVLEAREESQRGGPDRPIAPDEVIEKFRDNAARLLPPPRVTALEDAVLGMERARDLGPLLALCRLA encoded by the coding sequence ATGACGCCTGCCGCGCGGACGCTTGGCGAGTGGGCGGCTCGACTCCGCGCCGAGGACATCCCGGCTGCGGTGCGGGACAACGCGACCCTCCGCGTGCTCGACACGATAGGCTGCGCGCTGGCGGGGGCGCGGGAAGACCACGCGCCTTCCGTGCTGGCGCTCGCGTCCCGCTGGGGCGGGCCCGGCCTCTGCACCATCTGGGGCACCCCGCTCACGGCCGCACCGCCCCAGGCCGCGCTCGCCAACGGCGCCCTCGCCCACGGCCTCGACTTCGACGACACCCACGCGGATTCGGTCTGTCATGGGTCCGCCGTGCTGGTGCCGGCGGTGCTGGCCCTCGCCGAGTCGGAGCGACTGGGCGGCCGCGACGCGTTGACGGCGCTGGTCGCGGGATACGAGGCCATGATCCGCATCGGCATGGCGGCCCCCGGGCGCTTTCACGAGCGCGGCTGGCACGCCACCGCCGTCTGCGGCGCGTTCGGGGCCGCGCTCGCCGCCGGGAAGTCCCTGGGCCTCGACGCCGACCGTCTGACCGCGGCCCTCGGCATCGCGGCGAGCATGGCCTCGGGCGTGATGGAGTTCCTCGAAGACGGCTCCTGGGTCAAGCGGCTCCATCCCGGATGGGCGGCGCAGTCGGGGATACAGGCGGCGGCGCTCGCGGGCGAGGGCTTCACCGGACCGGCGACAGCTCTCGAGGGACGGCTCGGCTTCTACTGTGCCGCGCTTGGCGAAGCGCCCGATATCGAGAAGCAACTGAAGAGTCTGGGGGATGAGTGGGAGACAGTGCGGAGCTCGTTCAAGCTCTATCCGTGCTGCCATCTCAACCACGCCTATCTCGACGCCGTGACGCGCCTCAAGGAGACCGAAGGTCTCAGGGCGGAGCAGGTGGCCGAGATCGAGTGCCTCGTGCCCGCGGGGGAAGTGCCCATCGTCTGCGAGCCCGTGGCGGCGAAGCTCCGGCCACGGACACCCTACGACGCCAAGTTCAGCCTCGCGTTCTGCGTCGCGGCGGCGCTCTGCGGGGACCAAGTGGGCATCGGCGCCTTCACCGGGGAGAGTATCCGCGAGGATCGTGTGCTCGCGCTGGCCGCTCGAGTGCGGTACACGGTGGATCCCGCCTCGCCCTATCCGAGGACCTTTCCCGGCTGGGTCAAGGTGCGGCTCGCGGACGGCAGGGTGCTCGAGGCGCGGGAGGAGAGCCAGCGCGGCGGCCCCGATCGGCCGATCGCGCCCGACGAGGTGATCGAGAAGTTCCGCGACAATGCCGCCCGCCTCCTGCCGCCGCCCCGCGTGACCGCGCTCGAGGACGCCGTGCTCGGCATGGAGCGAGCCCGGGATCTTGGCCCGCTCCTGGCTCTCTGCCGGCTTGCCTGA